The following are encoded together in the Daucus carota subsp. sativus chromosome 5, DH1 v3.0, whole genome shotgun sequence genome:
- the LOC108223254 gene encoding large ribosomal subunit protein bL17c — MASVSSLATTTATTWNMSCLKAALPPIYNTSARLPVVSSPCVKISLKPNPISLRSFHGLAPLHPLLSREGNSFDQCFTIIDNGGRISMMRHGRRVPKLNRPPDQRKALLRGLTTQLLKYGRIKTTRARASAMRKHVDKMITMAKDGSLHKRRQALGYIYEKQIVHALFAEVPERYGERNGGYTRIIRTLPRRGDNAPMAYIELV; from the exons ATGGCGAGTGTGAGCAGTCTGgccacaacaacagcaacaacatgGAACATGTCTTGTCTGAAAGCAGCTCTGCCCCCCATTTACAACACTTCAGCTCGCCTTCCTGTTGTCTCATCTCCTTGTGTTAAAATCTCTCTGAAGCCCAATCCCATCTCTCTCCGCTCTTTCCACGGTCTCGCTCCTCTCCATCCTCTTCTCTCTCGAG AGGGCAACAGCTTTGACCAGTGCTTCACAATAATTGACAATGGTGGTCGTATCTCCATGATGAGACACGGGAGGCGTGTCCCTAAACTAAATAGGCCCCCAGATCAGCGCAAGGCTCTTTTGAGAGGCCTAACAACCCAGCTGCTAAAGTATGGACGAATAAAGACCACAAGAGCAAGGGCCAGTGCCATGAGGAAGCATGTTGATAAGATGATCACAATGGCTAAAGATGGATCTCTTCATAAAAGGAGACAAGCCCTtggatatatatatgagaagcaGATAGTGCATGCCTTGTTTGCAGAGGTTCCCGAAAGATATGGGGAGAGGAATGGAGGATATACAAGAATAATCAGAACTCTCCCTAGGCGAGGAGACAATGCACCAATGGCCTATATTGAGCTAGTCTAA
- the LOC108223253 gene encoding calcium uniporter protein 6, mitochondrial, translating into MWRSSYNLLKQIRVNTRPRLINNPNKYTNCLINRPNYANFFPSFCTGAESKRKENNNDNESANTTAACSEARKTKESGTITAAEARKLMRLVDVEALKVKLGTEGKEVISYRDLLQACRGYGVAKSDEEATVFARVLDDAGVVLLFRDKVYLHPDKVVDLVRRAMPLALLPDDDPKLEELKKLQERKAELDVMANKQVRHILWGGLGSFLLGVGLFFRLTFWEFSWDVMEPIAFFTTTFGAGIGYAYFLFTSRDPTYQDLLKRLFLRRRNKLIKKHGFDVARYMELQRQCKSSLDAHPDAKHRIVGGVELETRDLFYR; encoded by the exons ATGTGGAGATCTTCGTATAATCTGCTGAAACAAATCAGAGTTAACACAAGACCTAGATTAATTAACAATCCAAACAAGTACACTAACTGTTTGATTAACAGACCTAATTACGCTAATTTCTTCCCCTCGTTTTGCACGGGTGCTGAATCGAAACGGAAGGAGAATAATAATGACAATGAGAGTGCTAATACGACCGCTGCGTGTTCGGAAGCTCGGAAGACGAAAGAGAGCGGTACGATAACGGCGGCGGAAGCTCGGAAGCTGATGAGATTGGTGGATGTAGAGGCGCTGAAGGTAAAACTGGGCACGGAGGGTAAAGAGGTGATTTCGTACAGGGATTTGCTTCAGGCTTGCCGTGGTTACGGTGTGGCGAAATCGGATGAGGAGGCGACTGTGTTTGCTAGGGTTCTGGATGATGCTGGCGTCGTTTTGTTGTTTAGAGATAAGGTTTATCTGCATCCTGATAAG GTTGTGGATTTGGTTAGGAGGGCAATGCCCCTTGCTCTGTTACCTGATGATGACCCCAAGCTGGAAGAGCTGAAGAAGCTGCAGGAGAGAAAAGCTGAGCTTGATGTAATGGCTAATAAGCAGGTCAGGCACATCCTCTGGGGTGGGTTGGGGTCCTTTCTGTTAGGGGTCGGGCTCTTCTTCCGACTCACATTCTGGGAGTTCTCATGGGACGTAATGGAGCCAATTGCATTTTTCACCACAACATTTGGCGCCGGTATAGGTTATGCGTACTTCTTGTTCACTTCGAGAGACCCGACATATCAAGATCTGTTGAAGAGGCTGTTTCTGAGGAGACGGAACAAACTGATCAAGAAGCATGGTTTTGATGTTGCCAGGTATATGGAGTTACAAAGACAGTGCAAGTCATCACTAGATGCCCATCCTGATGCAAAACATCGGATAGTAGGTGGGGTGGAATTGGAGACGCGGGATCTGTTTTATCGCTAA